Proteins from a genomic interval of Rosa chinensis cultivar Old Blush chromosome 2, RchiOBHm-V2, whole genome shotgun sequence:
- the LOC112184826 gene encoding tyrosine-protein phosphatase RLPH2-like, which yields MSDPKPRLVCCIGDVHGFHTKLQNLLSNLEISIPSSDFATALVIFLGEYCGRGPDTNEVLDFFVVLPSIYPRQRDVFIAGNHDLAFAAFLRVLPPPPDGSEFEDSEETRHQRRKPQTKRPDTNEVLDFFVVLPSIYRRQRDVFITGNHDLDVRETSLMCRG from the coding sequence ATGTCAGACCCAAAACCCAGACTAGTCTGTTGCATCGGTGACGTCCACGGCTTCCACACCAAGCTCCAAAATCTCTTGTCCAATCTCGAAATCTCCATTCCTTCGTCAGACTTCGCCACCGCCCTTGTCATCTTCCTTGGTGAGTACTGCGGTCGCGGCCCAGACACCAACGAAGTCCTTGACTTCTTCGTCGTCCTCCCCTCCATATACCCACGTCAGAGAGACGTCTTCATCGCCGGAAACCACGACTTAGCCTTCGCCGCCTTCTTGAGAGTCCTGCCTCCGCCGCCGGATGGGTCCGAGTTCGAGGACAGTGAAGAGACCAGACACCAACGAAGGAAACCACAAACGAAGAGACCAGACACCAACGAAGTCCTTGACTTCTTCGTCGTTCTCCCCTCCATATACAGACGTCAGAGAGACGTCTTCATCACCGGAAACCACGACTTAGACGTCAGAGAGACGTCTTTAATGTGCCGCGGCTAA
- the LOC112187083 gene encoding mannosyl-oligosaccharide 1,2-alpha-mannosidase MNS1, whose amino-acid sequence MMARTRSSSTRLRYCNPAYYLKRPKRLALLFIAFVCATLIVWDRQTLVREHEEELSKLNEELNRVKNLLEDLPIGRDSKIEVVPDDPIDIERREKVKEAMIHAWSSYEKYAWGQDELQPQTKNGVNSFGGLGATLVDSLDTLYIMDLHEQFQKAREWVATSLDFNKDYEASVFETTIRVVGGLLSTYDLSEDKLFLDKAKEIADRLLPAWDTPSGIPYNIINLAHGNAHNPSWTGGESILADSGTEQVEFIALSQRTGDPKYQQKAENVIAQLNKTFPDDGLLPIYIDPHRGTSGYATITFGAMGDSFYEYLLKVWIQGNKTAAVKPYRDMWEKSMIGLLSLIRRTTPSSFAYICEKNGNSLTNKMDELACFAPGMLALGSSGYGPDESKKFLSLAEELAWTCYNFYQSTPTKLAGENYFFNAGQDLSVGTSWNILRPETVESLFYLWRLTGNKTYKEWAWNIFQAFEKNSRIDSGYVGLKDVNTGVKDNMMQSFFLAETLKYLYLLFSPPSVISLDEWVFNTEAHPLKIVTRHDGKSSGITNGDRPKIRLRGRKEGRP is encoded by the exons ATGATGGCTCGGACCAGATCGTCGTCGACGCGATTGAGGTACTGTAATCCGGCGTATTACCTGAAGAGGCCGAAGCGCCTGGCTTTGCTTTTCATAGCGTTTGTCTGCGCCACTTTGATCGTCTGGGACCGTCAGACTCTCGTCAGAGAGCACGAG GAAGAATTATCTAAGTTGAATGAAGAATTGAACCGTGTGAAAAATTTG CTTGAAGATTTGCCGATCGGCAGGGATAGTAAGATAGAGGTTGTTCCAGATGACCCAATTGACattgaaagaagagaaaaggtgAAAGAAGCTATGATTCACGCATGGAGTTCATATGAGAAATATGCGTGGGGCCAAGATGAGCTTCAG CCACAAACAAAGAATGGTGTCAATAGCTTTGGTGGTCTTGGTGCAACACTAGTAGACTCTCTTGACACTCTTTACATAATGGATCTTCATGAGCAGTTTCAGAAAGCTAGAGA GTGGGTTGCAACCTCGTTGGATTTTAACAAGGACTATGAGGCTAGTGTATTTGAGACAACCATAAG AGTTGTAGGTGGACTTCTCAGTACGTATGATCTCTCAGAAGATAAACTTTTCCTTGATAAGGCTAAAGAGATTGCAGATAGATTGCTGCCTGCATGGGATACACCTAGTGGGATCCCTTACAACATTATCAACTTGGCACATGGAAACGCACACAATCCTTCATGGACTGGA GGGGAAAGTATCTTAGCAGATTCTGGGACGGAGCAGGTGGAGTTTATTGCTCTTTCTCAGAGGACAGGAGACCCAAAGTATCAGCAAAAG GCTGAGAATGTTATAGCGCAGCTTAACAAAACTTTCCCTGATGATGGTTTGCTTCCTATTTATATTGATCCTCACAGAGGAACATCAGGATACGCAACCATTACCTTTGGTGCCATGGGTGACAG CTTCTATGAATATTTACTCAAAGTTTGGATACAGGGGAATAAAACCGCAGCAGTGAAGCCTTATAG AGATATGTGGGAGAAATCAATGATAGGTCTGTTGAGCTTGATCAGGAGAACAACGCCATCGTCTTTTGCATATATATGCGAGAAGAATGGAAATTCTCTTACAAACAAG ATGGACGAACTAGCATGCTTTGCTCCAGGAATGCTGGCTTTAGGATCATCTGGTTATGGTCCTGATGAATCTAAGAAATTCTTATCACTTGCAGAGGAG CTTGCTTGGACATGCTATAATTTTTACCAGTCAACACCAACAAAATTAGCTGGGGAGAACTATTTCTTTAATGCAGGGCAG GACTTGAGTGTGGGTACGTCATGGAATATATTAAGACCGGAGACGGTTGAATCACTCTTTTATCTATGGCGTTTGACTGGAAACAAGACATACAAAGAGTGGGCCTGGAATATTTTTCAAGCATTTGAAAAGAACTCCCGTATAGACTCAGGATATGTTGGACTGAAAGAT GTTAACACTGGTGTGAAAGACAATATGATGCAAAGCTTCTTTCTTGCGGAGACTCTCAAATATCTCTATCTTCTTTTTTCACCCCCTTCAGTTATTTCCCTAGATGAATGGGTTTTCAACACGGAGGCTCACCCACTGAAAATTGTGACCAGGCATGATGGAAAAAGTTCTGGAATTACAAATGGTGATAGACCAAAGATTAGATTGCGTGGCAGGAAGGAAGGTCGACCATGA